Genomic DNA from Oreochromis aureus strain Israel breed Guangdong linkage group 13, ZZ_aureus, whole genome shotgun sequence:
ACCATCTTGGGTTTTTTGGGCAGCTTCCTCACTCCAGATCGCTCCTTTCTCTTGTAAAGAGTCACATCATAGTTCAAGTAGGACTCAAAAGACATAGAGGGCTGCTCTGGATCACTGTTAGTCTCATTCGTTTTCGCCTTCTTGTGTTTTGAATGTTCCCTTTCAGACTCCACTGATGTGGtatgctttctttttctcttttgggCGTCCGAGCTTCTCAACATTCCTGACATTCTGTCATCCTCCTTGCCTCCCCTCGGCTCTTTCGAAACCTCTGATTTTGTGTTCAACTCCCTGTCTGACCCGAATCTCCCACTCTCAGAGTCTTTACATTTCTCTCTGGAATCAGATCTGGATTTTTCTTGGCTTTCCTTCAAGTTTTTGTTTCCGAGCAGACTATCGCAGTCTCTAGGTTTTCGGTCGCTCCGAtcaattttcttcttcttgtccaTTTTGTCCTTCTGTGTTAACATGTCATGCCGAGAGACGTACTGGTTTTCTTGACTTTTCTCacagtctgtttttcttttccgtCCCTCACATTGTCCTTTCTGTGAATCCATTTTCCTTTTCCCCAGTTTAAAATTGGCGTCATCTGAAGAATCACAATTCTTACTGTGATGAGATGTCAGATCATTACTGTTCGCATCTTCCATTTCCAAACTTCCATTATTTGGACTGCTTTGATCATCTAGTTTGTCTTTCACAGAAGGGACTTTCTCTGAGAGCCTATCTTCTCCACGGCTGCGTACAAGGAAAATTCAAGATTAAGCTGTTAAACACATAAAATTaagaagaaatattttattgctaaATGCACTTTACCTTATGGATTCCTTGGAGAGCAGCTTTTTCCAACCTTTTACTAGAGACTTTGCTAATTCTCCAGCCTGTTCATGTCTGCGTAAGGAGTTTACAGTTTTGCCAATTCCAGTCTCCTAATTGATGATCAGACCATTATCAggggaataaaaatgaaaaacaaccacaatgtacatcaacaaaaaaaacagtctgtgaAAAAGAGACTCACGGCAAGAACATCTAAAGTGATATCCAGATCCTTGAGTTTCTGCAAGATTTTTAGAACCTGGAAAGAGTGACAAGCATATTATCCCCACTGCCTGCAGCCATGCTATGGTGCATTTCATAATGTTCAAGCATTTTTGTCAACATTAAGGTGATTCGATTGATTGTGTTCGGTTAAAAAGTACCTAGAATGGGATCTCTGTCAAAGAAAAACTGACTTGCCAAATATGGCAGTCCTGGTTTTGGATTGCCACAGTTGCTGACTGTGCATTTTAGAGCAGAACCTATGTATGGGGACCTTACACACCCACTTAGACTGCTCCTTTTACCCTGAACTATAAATGGATATAGCCGTGGCTGGCTGATGGAAGgtggtagtagtagtagtagtagtagtagcagcagcagcagcagcttatGTCTTTAAAGCCAAATTGGTGATTTACAGATTTTGAGTGTAAATTCCTCAACTGAAAATTGATCCACGGGATACAAAGATGATACGTGTAGGCTTATACGGCACAGGCATAGGTGGTTAAAGTTGCCTGCAGTGCACTGATGATGGACAGCAGCCATAAGCTGAACAACTGCAGGAGCTGCCATTTTTAGCAGCAGCCAAGCGCCTCCAGTTTAAATAGCTTGACCCCACCACcccccacgcacacacacacactctacaaATCAAAGGATTTTCAGCGATGTGTGAAAGCGGCAGGGAAACACTGCTAGCTCAGCTTctgttcacacatatacatataataatacaaaatatatagATACAAAAATCTAATTGAGCTTCATAATTTTCATTAAGGGAacacagtcatttttttttaaatagcgcCCGCTGTGGCAGCAGGTGTTGTGAGCCAATGACTGGACAAAGCCATGACTAAAGCAGGTAGGATTTGTTCAGCCGGTAACGAAACAGCGGTGAAATAATACTTCAAAACTTTCCAGTTTCTTGGGATTATAAAACGTTTTAAACGATTTAAATCAAATGATAACTACCGTAGCAGGCTCTGCTTTGTCTGAGAGCTGAAGTTTGAGCCTCATGATTTTCTTCACCACATCAGAGCTGCTGGCCATCACGGTGACTCACGTGAAGCCGTCTACACACAGCGGGCAGCGCGCGTCCGTTGATGACACTATTATAGTAATGGGCGGAACCAGTGACAAACGATATAATGGTATGTGAGGTGTGGGTTTTAAAATGATGCCACTAATGCGATAAATGGATATATCACCCTTCAAATCGGCAAACAGCAATAAACCATGCTGgtgagattttgtttttaaagtgaagcTTCTGTATCTACAAGCAGGTTCTGTATCTAGGAGCAGGttaattttgaaaaataatttatttgattCGATACAATTCAAGTCCgttttttttcatataatgccaaatcacaacagtcccCTCAAgtcactttatactgtaaggttaAGACCTGACAATAGAGAGAAAGTCCCCACAATCATATGCTGATGTTTTAATGggtatttaataataataataataaaaataaaaaaatatgtcacCTTTATGCTTTCTCAAGCTGCAGAATTCACCTTTATTCAACATCTCCTCAGACTTCTGCTGTCTCTGTCTCTAGCTGCAGCTTTTTAGCATGCAGATCATTAAATGTGCTGCACTGGGACACTAATTGCTGTAAATATTACAACATCATTTTAATGTAATCTGGCTGTATTTTAGGAATACATGCATattctgtaaaacaaaaaaatattacaataaaaaaagctgtaaaacaaatGACAGTGTGGTCACTGGGAATTttgcaattacatttttaacgTTGCTTAAATGTTGCACGTGTCTCTCTATAATTAAACCTTTATTTGGCAGCGACATCATGTCTGCAAATGAATATTTCCTTTCAATAGTTTTATTGTAAAAGTGCACAAAGTTGTTTGCACTAATCACGTGACACATGGCATCCCACTGAGGATACACAGACACCCCTGCATCATGTTGACATCAGATGATTACAGGCTATTGTGGGACACTTTCACGTTGAGGGTCTTCTGCCACTTGTATTGCACAATACTTGATTGGAACCCACTCCCCTGGAGGAGGAGTTTACTGCATATCCCTTTCCACGGGGGTGACGGCTGGTCTCTCTCCTGCTCCAGTAACTGGAGGTGCAAGCTCCCTCTTCACCGGCCTCAACTTCATTTTTTAGGTAAGTTTCTAAAGCTTGATTGTTTGGCATTATAACAAAGCAGGAGGCAGTCAGAGGAAGATCATGCATCAGTATTTGTCAGCTTTTACCCAACAGAAAATCTGCTTTCTCACTCCAAATGTTGTGCTTCAAAATATACAAATTGTCTGATGAGTAGAACTTAGTCatctcattttaaaaacataggCATCGGAAAAAGAACTATCTGTGTCTGCTAGGGCTGTGGTAAATAATGCTAAAATGACTTTTCTGACAGTGTTTTGTCTTGTATACGGTCGTCATTGTAGACTTTAAGACAAACTTGAAACAATTTATGAAAGAAAAgtgtcaaaaaagaaaagaacaagcAAACAGTCAGAGGACATGAGGCCTGCTGTTCATGTCTCAAAGTCTATAAAAGGAACGTCATGGGTGAGCCGTCCAGTGTTGCTATTCCTGGACATGCTGCTGATAAATTGTGACAGATGCAAAGAGGGAGCATGCTGATGCACTTAAACACTCCTGCCTCACCTGGTAGCACACGTTTTCTAAGCTGCCAAAAGAAAGCTGACCAGttccaaaacaaaaccaacattaAAGGTGGGGACATCTTACATAACTGACAAGAAAATGATTAATATAGATTAGAAATATAATAACATGgagtaaaatgtaaatacaaaacAGAGTGCAATAATTTGCTCATTGATGATACTATGAGGACAAcacattacattttaaaactgtaaaaactttattgttcaatgaaaaatataagCTAATTTTCAGTGTTCACACAGGGTCTGGTGAGCTCAGTGcagttctttttattattatcttgtTAAAATAAGCAAGGTTCTTACCAAAAGACGGTTTGCCTGGATGGCAGTACATGTTGTCCTAAAAGCCTGAATATGTGGTTTTCAGTTAAAATGTGCCATATGCACATCCTGCACCCTCATGTCCTCACAGATGCTGACTTTCATACCCCACACTGTGACAGTAAGCTagattttcctgtttcttctt
This window encodes:
- the eloal gene encoding elongin A, like isoform X2 — its product is MASSSDVVKKIMRLKLQLSDKAEPATVLKILQKLKDLDITLDVLAETGIGKTVNSLRRHEQAGELAKSLVKGWKKLLSKESISRGEDRLSEKVPSVKDKLDDQSSPNNGSLEMEDANSNDLTSHHSKNCDSSDDANFKLGKRKMDSQKGQCEGRKRKTDCEKSQENQYVSRHDMLTQKDKMDKKKKIDRSDRKPRDCDSLLGNKNLKESQEKSRSDSREKCKDSESGRFGSDRELNTKSEVSKEPRGGKEDDRMSGMLRSSDAQKRKRKHTTSVESEREHSKHKKAKTNETNSDPEQPSMSFESYLNYDVTLYKRKERSGVRKLPKKPKMVPSEQQIKDPVMKNMELAPKQFLEPVMHLMNIPLPAALPVCDKPSSFDYYERKVEKEPDFSDVSEESPVFTGQRLNRKMQVYSGAKTVFLPAMLSLYQQCIRTLQNNINLLYETGGVPFEILEPVLEKCTPEQLLRIEECNPIYVGVTDHLWGKHCQRDFKDSKLQEYESWKEMYIRLSEERERKLKRLTKTIVSAQSQKPKGRQVKMAFIHTVAKPPRDVRIQQEIHGTAVQQPHQPRSSVKVQDNRSKQTYEPSRPSSTSSGGSGTQDARKKTRVAPMMAKSLKAFKKQLGRR
- the eloal gene encoding elongin A, like isoform X1: MASSSDVVKKIMRLKLQLSDKAEPATVLKILQKLKDLDITLDVLAETGIGKTVNSLRRHEQAGELAKSLVKGWKKLLSKESISRGEDRLSEKVPSVKDKLDDQSSPNNGSLEMEDANSNDLTSHHSKNCDSSDDANFKLGKRKMDSQKGQCEGRKRKTDCEKSQENQYVSRHDMLTQKDKMDKKKKIDRSDRKPRDCDSLLGNKNLKESQEKSRSDSREKCKDSESGRFGSDRELNTKSEVSKEPRGGKEDDRMSGMLRSSDAQKRKRKHTTSVESEREHSKHKKAKTNETNSDPEQPSMSFESYLNYDVTLYKRKERSGVRKLPKKPKMVPSEQQIKDPVMKNMELAPKQKFLEPVMHLMNIPLPAALPVCDKPSSFDYYERKVEKEPDFSDVSEESPVFTGQRLNRKMQVYSGAKTVFLPAMLSLYQQCIRTLQNNINLLYETGGVPFEILEPVLEKCTPEQLLRIEECNPIYVGVTDHLWGKHCQRDFKDSKLQEYESWKEMYIRLSEERERKLKRLTKTIVSAQSQKPKGRQVKMAFIHTVAKPPRDVRIQQEIHGTAVQQPHQPRSSVKVQDNRSKQTYEPSRPSSTSSGGSGTQDARKKTRVAPMMAKSLKAFKKQLGRR